One window of the Pogoniulus pusillus isolate bPogPus1 chromosome 38, bPogPus1.pri, whole genome shotgun sequence genome contains the following:
- the ST14 gene encoding suppressor of tumorigenicity 14 protein, with the protein MNNLEEGLEFLPAMNSKKMEKRGPKRRVVVAVTAVVFLLLSLLTGLLVWHFKYRNAPVRKVFNGHLRVLNWEFVDAYENSSSPEFLMLAKKVKSTVEEIYGNHADIGPYHEETVITAFSEGSVIAYYWSVFLVPKYREERLDVAMADKQSLVQRWSPRLRNPMLKVESVVAFPADPSIAHASRDNSCTFALHAKEGEITTFTTPGFPNSPYPNNMLCYWALRADANSVISLTFRTLELEECRDGSDYIKVYNSLSPVEPHALVRLCGNYAPSYNLTFLSSQNVMLVTLVTNKEGRFPGFKAEFFQLPKMKACGGTLRGESGTFTTPYYPAHYPPGMDCVWNIEVPSQKNVKVRFNMFFVLEPGIPVASCTKDYVQINSTRYCGERSQFVVASATNKLEVHFHSDQSYTDTGFSATYLSYDSSDPCPGKFTCNTGRCIDSSMRCDGWLDCVDGSDERACTCTEQQFRCKNGWCKPKFWLCDNVNDCGDNSDELQCSCAADSFKCDNGKCIPEVQKCDGKDNCGDGSDEGSCSNAVQTTVPCKEHTYKCRNGLCISKQNPECDGEQDCEDGSDEESCECGLRSFTRKSRIVGGQDSDMGEWPWQVSLHVQGQGHICGASLISDRWLVSAAHCFQELQRIKYSEPSLWTAYLGLTDQGNLNAGTVQSRRIKRIISHPYFNDYTYDYDVAVMELQSPVTFSSVVQPICLPDATHSFPVGKDMWVTGWGATQEGGSGASILQKAEIRLINQTVCNQLLTDQLTPRMMCVGILTGGTDACQGDSGGPLVSVEPSSRMFLAGVVSWGDGCAQRNKPGVYTRLTSLRDWVRQQTGL; encoded by the exons aTGAACAACCTGGAGGAAGGGCTGGAGTTCCTCCCTGCCATGAACTCCAAGAAGATGGAGAAGCGTGGCCCGAAGCGGCGCGTGGTGGTCGCCGTCACCGCCGTCGttttcctgctcctctccctcctcactgGCCTGCTGGTTTGGCACTTCAAAT ATAGGAACGCTCCTGTCCGGAAGGTTTTCAACGGCCACCTGAGGGTTCTGAACTGGGAGTTTGTGGATGCTTATGAGAACTCCAGCTCACCAGAGTTCCTCAtgctggccaagaaggtgaAGAGCACG GTGGAGGAGATCTATGGGAACCACGCAGACATTGGCCCCTACCACGAAGAGACAGTGATAACTGCCTTCAG CGAAGGCAGTGTCATTGCCTACTACTGGTCAGTGTTCCTTGTCCCCAAGTAccgggaggagaggctggacgTGGCCATGGCAGacaagcagagcctggtgcAGAGGTGGAGCCCGCGGCTGCGGAACCCCATGCTGAAGGTGGAGTCTGTCGTCGCCTTCC ctgctgacccCAGCATAGCTCACGCCTCTCGAGACA ACAGCTGCACCTTTGCCCTCCACGCCAAGGAAGGGGAGATCACCACTTTCACCACCCCAGGCTTCCCCAACAGCCCCTACCCCAACAACATGCTCTGCTACTGGGCACTGAGGGCAGATGCCAACTCGGTCATCAGCCTGACCTTCAGGacgctggagctggaggagtgcAGAGATGGCAGTGACTACATCAAGGTGTACAACTCCCTGAGCCCCGTGGAGCCCCACGCTTTGGTCAG GCTCTGTGGGAATTATGCCCCTTCCTACAACCTGACCTTCCTGTCCTCCCAGAACGTCATGCTCGTCACGCTGGTTACCAACAAGGAGGGCAGATTCCCTGGCTTCAAAGCTGAGTTCTTCCAGCTCCCAAAGATGAAAG CCTGTGGGGGGACTCTGAGAGGAGAGAGTGGCACCTTCACGACTCCCTACTACCCAGCACACTACCCTCCAGGCATGGACTGTGTCTGGAACATAGAG GTCCCCTCCCAGAAGAACGTGAAGGTGCGTTTCAACATGTTCTtcgtgctggagcctggcatcCCAGTGGCCTCCTGCACCAAGGACTATGTGCAGATCAACAGCACCAG GTACTGTGGGGAGCGCTCCCAGTTCGTGGTGGCCAGCGCCACCAACAAGCTCGAGGTGCACTTCCACTCGGACCAGTCCTACACAGACACAGGCTTCTCCGCCACCTACCTGTCCTACGACTCCAGCGACC cctgccctggcaagtTCACCTGCAACACCGGCCGCTGCATCGACAGCAGCATGCGCTGCGACGGCTGGCTGGACTGCGTGGACGGCAGCGACGAGAGGGCCTGCA CCTGTACTGAGCAGCAGTTCAGGTGCAAGAATGGATGGTGCAAGCCCAAGTTCTGGCTCTGTGACAACGTCAACGACTGCGGCGACAACAGTGACGAGCTGCAGTGCA gctgtgcagctgaCAGCTTCAAGTGTGACAACGGAAAGTGCATCCCCGAGGTGCAGAAGTGTGATGGCAAAGACAACTGTGGGGATGGCAGCGAcgagggcagctgcagcaacg CGGTGCAGACAACAGTGCCCTGCAAGGAGCACACCTACAAGTGCCGCAATGGCCTCTGCATCAGCAAACAGAACCCAGAGTGCGACGGGGAGCAGGACTGCGAGGATGGCTCCGACGAGGAGAGCTGCG AGTGCGGGCTCCGCTCCTTCACCAGGAAGTCGCGCATCGTGGGCGGGCAGGACTCCGACATGGGCGAGTGGCCGTGGCAGGTCAGCCTCCACGTCCAGGGCCAGGGCCACATCTGTGGGGCCTCACTGATCTCGGACAGGTGGCTGGTGTCAGCAGCACACTgcttccaggagctgcagcGCATCAA GTACTCAGAGCCCAGCCTGTGGACAGCCTACCTGGGCCTGACTGACCAAGGCAACCTCAACGCTGGCACGGTGCAGTCGCGCAGGATCAAGCGCATCATCTCCCACCCCTACTTCAACGACTACACCTACGACTACGACGTGGCCGtgatggagctgcagagccctgtcACCTTCTCCTCTGTTGTGCAGCCCATCTGCCTGCCTGATGCcacccacagcttccctgtTGGCAAGGACATGTGGGTGACTGGCTGGGGAGCGACCCAGGAGGGAG GCAGTGGAGCCTCCATCCTGCAGAAAGCTGAGATCAGACTGATCAACCAGACTGTGTGCAACCAGCTGCTGACAGACCAGCTGACCCCACGCATGATGTGTGTGGGCATCCTGACCGGCGGCACCGACGCCTGCCAG GGAGACTCCGGGGGGCCCCTGGTGAGcgtggagcccagcagcaggatgtTCCTGGCCGGGGTGGTGAGCTGGGGCGATGGCTGTGCGCAGAGGAACAAGCCTGGAGTCTACACCCGCCTCACCAGCCTGCGGGACTGGGTCAGACAGCAGACAGGCCTCTAG